The following are from one region of the Planctomycetota bacterium genome:
- a CDS encoding thiamine pyrophosphate-dependent dehydrogenase E1 component subunit alpha, producing the protein MELRPGELLDLYYYMVLSRTFEERVSTLYKQGRVQAGVFSGIGQEAICVGTCYGLEDEDFVAPAHRDTGVFLVKGVSPRAIMAQLYGRKTGLSGGKDSALHAGEPELNVFGTTSMLGAQICVTTGAALAFKMRKQPHVAVSYFGEGAAARGDFHEALNFAGVHRLPCIFVCENNHYAYSTPLHLQMACESLADRALGYGFAGKVVDGNDILAVWKTMREALYRARTGAGATLVECMTYRWHGHSEHDVAMYRTEEEFIEWKSRDPIPRFEVYLREKRLLTDETRQQVAEQAKAVVADAVDFAEKSPEPTAEDAATNVFGPSQAAE; encoded by the coding sequence GTGGAACTCCGCCCAGGCGAACTGCTTGATCTGTACTACTACATGGTCCTCAGCCGCACGTTCGAGGAGCGGGTCTCCACCCTCTACAAGCAGGGGCGCGTGCAGGCGGGCGTGTTCTCCGGCATCGGGCAGGAGGCGATCTGCGTGGGCACCTGCTACGGCCTGGAGGACGAGGACTTCGTGGCCCCGGCGCACCGCGACACGGGCGTCTTCCTCGTCAAGGGCGTGTCGCCGCGGGCCATCATGGCCCAGCTCTACGGCCGCAAGACCGGGCTCTCGGGCGGCAAGGATTCGGCGCTTCACGCGGGCGAGCCCGAGCTGAACGTGTTCGGCACCACCAGCATGCTGGGCGCGCAGATCTGCGTGACCACCGGCGCGGCGCTGGCCTTCAAGATGCGTAAACAGCCGCACGTGGCCGTGAGCTACTTCGGCGAGGGGGCGGCCGCGCGCGGCGACTTTCACGAGGCGCTCAACTTCGCGGGCGTCCACCGCCTCCCCTGCATCTTCGTGTGCGAGAACAACCACTACGCCTACTCCACCCCGCTCCACCTCCAGATGGCCTGCGAGAGCTTGGCCGACCGCGCCCTGGGCTACGGCTTTGCCGGCAAGGTGGTGGACGGCAACGACATCCTGGCCGTGTGGAAGACGATGCGCGAGGCGCTCTATCGCGCGCGCACGGGCGCCGGCGCCACCCTCGTCGAGTGCATGACCTACCGCTGGCACGGCCACAGCGAGCACGATGTGGCCATGTACCGCACCGAGGAGGAGTTCATCGAGTGGAAGAGCCGCGACCCGATCCCCCGCTTCGAGGTCTACCTGCGCGAGAAGCGCCTGCTTACCGATGAAACCCGCCAGCAGGTCGCGGAGCAAGCGAAAGCCGTCGTCGCTGACGCGGTGGACTTCGCGGAGAAGAGCCCTGAACCCACGGCAGAAGACGCAGCCACCAATGTCTTCGGCCCGTCGCAGGCAGCGGAGTAG
- a CDS encoding alpha-ketoacid dehydrogenase subunit beta, producing MPEITYIQAISDALREEMERDERVFILGEDVGAYGGAFGITKGFVEKFGFYRCLDTPISESLIVGAAIGAALLGFRPVAEMQFADFISCGFDQICNQAGTLRYRYDGRVSCPIVVRAPSGGGVRGGPYHSQNPEGWFCHTPGLKIVAPAFPDDAKGLLKAAIRDDDPVLYFENKYLYRRIKGEVPEGDWATPLGQARLVREGHDVSVIAYGSAVHHALAAAEALEKDGVSAEVLDLRSLVPLDKPAVLNTVRKTSHAVIVHEDWLRCGFGAELAALLAEEALDSLDGPIVRVGSQDTPIPFAPVLEQAHLPNPEKIIAAVRKALRSDT from the coding sequence ATGCCAGAGATCACATACATCCAAGCCATTTCCGACGCTCTCCGCGAGGAGATGGAGCGCGACGAGCGGGTCTTCATCCTTGGCGAGGACGTGGGGGCCTACGGCGGCGCCTTCGGGATCACAAAGGGCTTCGTCGAGAAGTTCGGCTTCTACCGCTGCCTCGACACCCCGATCAGCGAGTCGCTCATCGTCGGCGCCGCGATCGGCGCGGCCCTCCTGGGCTTCCGCCCCGTGGCCGAGATGCAGTTCGCCGACTTCATCTCGTGCGGCTTCGACCAGATCTGCAACCAGGCGGGCACCCTCCGCTACCGCTACGACGGGCGGGTGAGCTGCCCCATCGTCGTGCGCGCGCCCTCGGGCGGCGGCGTGCGCGGCGGGCCCTATCACTCGCAGAACCCCGAGGGCTGGTTCTGCCACACGCCCGGCCTCAAGATCGTCGCTCCCGCCTTCCCCGACGACGCGAAGGGCCTGCTCAAGGCCGCCATCCGCGACGACGACCCCGTGCTCTACTTCGAGAACAAGTACCTCTATCGCCGCATCAAGGGCGAGGTGCCCGAGGGCGACTGGGCGACGCCCCTCGGCCAGGCCCGCCTGGTGCGCGAGGGGCACGACGTGAGCGTGATCGCCTACGGCTCCGCCGTCCACCACGCGCTCGCCGCCGCCGAGGCGCTGGAGAAGGACGGCGTGAGCGCCGAGGTGCTCGACCTCCGCAGCCTCGTGCCCCTCGACAAGCCGGCCGTGCTCAACACCGTGCGGAAGACCAGCCACGCCGTGATCGTGCACGAGGACTGGCTCCGCTGCGGCTTCGGGGCCGAGCTGGCCGCTCTCCTGGCCGAGGAGGCGCTCGACTCGCTCGACGGCCCCATCGTGCGGGTCGGCAGCCAGGACACCCCGATCCCCTTCGCCCCCGTGCTCGAGCAGGCGCACCTGCCGAACCCCGAGAAAATCATCGCCGCCGTCCGCAAAGCCCTTCGGTCCGATACGTGA
- a CDS encoding dihydrolipoamide acetyltransferase family protein gives MPTDVVMPHMGESVVEGKVLAWLKRPGDPVEADEPLVEIETDKITVEVPSPSAGVLLEALAREGQMVKVGERVAIVGAKGEKPAEEPAPAPKPTPQARPAPAARPAPPPKPAAPAPPEPPKPAPEPPALKEAPAAGAAETPLETGALGVYASPAVRRFARESGVDLRTVQGTGRLGRITREDVERALQPAPAAPAPPEAAAAKPRTPDVDQELVPLTPMRRAIAEHMVRSKTVAPHVTTVAEADMTAVAALKDEWRAAFGEQGVKLTYTPFVLSAVARALRDHPELNAEWTDKGILLKYRIHLGVAVAVENGLVVPVIKDADRLSLVELARAAQTLAEKARAGKIAPGDLSGGTFTITNPGVFGAVLSTPIIHQPQAAILATGRIAEVPAVINNGIAIRKRMFLSLSYDHRIVDGAAAARFLQRIREILEKADFQA, from the coding sequence ATGCCAACTGACGTCGTGATGCCGCACATGGGCGAATCGGTGGTCGAGGGCAAGGTCCTCGCCTGGCTCAAGCGCCCGGGCGACCCCGTGGAAGCGGACGAGCCCCTGGTCGAGATCGAGACCGACAAGATCACCGTCGAGGTCCCCTCCCCTTCCGCCGGCGTGCTGCTGGAGGCCCTCGCGCGAGAGGGCCAGATGGTCAAGGTCGGCGAGCGGGTCGCCATCGTCGGCGCAAAGGGCGAGAAGCCCGCCGAGGAGCCGGCTCCCGCCCCCAAGCCGACACCACAGGCGCGTCCGGCGCCGGCGGCCCGGCCTGCGCCGCCCCCGAAGCCTGCGGCCCCTGCGCCGCCCGAGCCGCCCAAGCCGGCACCCGAGCCGCCTGCGCTGAAGGAAGCGCCGGCCGCCGGCGCCGCCGAAACGCCGTTGGAGACCGGCGCGCTGGGCGTCTACGCCTCCCCCGCCGTTCGCCGCTTCGCCCGGGAATCCGGGGTGGACCTTCGCACCGTCCAGGGCACGGGCCGTCTCGGCCGCATCACGCGCGAGGACGTGGAGCGCGCGCTCCAGCCCGCCCCGGCCGCCCCCGCGCCGCCCGAGGCAGCTGCCGCGAAGCCGCGGACACCCGACGTGGACCAGGAACTCGTGCCCCTCACGCCCATGCGGCGGGCCATCGCTGAGCACATGGTGCGCAGCAAGACAGTCGCGCCCCACGTCACCACCGTGGCCGAGGCCGACATGACCGCGGTGGCGGCCCTGAAGGACGAGTGGCGCGCCGCCTTCGGCGAGCAGGGCGTCAAGCTCACCTACACCCCCTTCGTCCTCAGCGCCGTCGCCCGCGCCCTGAGGGACCATCCTGAGCTGAACGCCGAGTGGACCGACAAGGGCATTCTGCTGAAGTACCGCATCCACCTGGGCGTGGCCGTGGCCGTGGAGAACGGCCTCGTCGTGCCGGTGATCAAGGACGCCGATCGCCTGTCGCTCGTGGAGTTGGCGCGCGCGGCGCAGACGCTCGCCGAGAAGGCGCGCGCGGGCAAGATCGCCCCGGGCGACCTCTCGGGCGGCACCTTCACGATCACGAACCCGGGCGTCTTCGGCGCCGTGCTCTCCACGCCGATCATCCATCAGCCGCAGGCGGCCATCCTCGCCACCGGCCGCATCGCCGAGGTGCCCGCGGTCATCAACAACGGCATCGCCATCCGCAAGCGGATGTTCCTCTCCCTCTCCTACGATCACCGCATCGTGGATGGGGCGGCTGCCGCACGCTTCCTGCAACGCATCCGGGAGATTCTCGAGAAGGCCGACTTCCAGGCCTGA
- a CDS encoding S8 family serine peptidase: MGLDNPRRQKGAPASAPACVKRTLSLEPLEPRVLLSADLTATVSAIAPPAQVVPGDRVAFSVLVTNQGDQPAVGRMDIHLYASADATLDKTPGSSDVPVAALAQQAVSLGPGMSRAYTVSLVIPADAPPGSYFVLADVDPGQAIPGDDPSNNVAATSAPIALAHRFGTFAGRTGVRLTATDADGSVVTFALSGAGFGELVADNGRLDVVLTGTDAASALTIAVKGGDGQCTLGAIRGTQGTEALRGISAKAVNLAGEGIDLGGFLGAVAVRDLVNGADVLAGGVPAQRSSIVAREIGDGTTIDIGSSLASLSAARIGLADIFAPNIASIATRGDKTLGVAGDFAADVTVSGEGVAAGKPALGKVSLSGTFRDGLVLVNGAVGSVKAAALAADVSGLFFGISATAVKSVASANPAFAWAPSGGADQAWGDFHVIVSPQPGAWPLKDAAWDLDSPGAAQIVGWQDFQGNALQALAQAGEVQIAVNPWKTSLARMEKIVEARGGALFALLPATGLYWAKVTPGQEAAFISALAGLVTSASPNLLTAPQELTIPTNWSAVDSAVIPGLSGMETGNIVLEAAGKPMAVSWDQNGKPLTYFLLTSDGRLDTNPDGSFKETSNPALGATHADVVNYYRTNGYELYQSNPAITAANSTVAIPSILVDGEARTTAVCDIASIAAVIQRAAELGQPATINLSWGNGEYTPEEWARDNPPPAPADGWKTYNQSLAEVYRSQIVAILESGVRGVADALIIHAAGNGSTDLSSVLANGLNLHPGAARQIIEVGALDASGNIAGYSNYSTVAGSILYVPVPAATPGTSFAAPQVQYLVSQIRASRPDLTLDQIRQILFHPDVAPLRNVPRPGAPGQQIAVPVIEDPCDPDVLQAALDVANAIAPPAGFTVAPTTGLVTTEAGGKATFTVALNSQPTANVTVSFASSDPTEGLAPKKALVFTPLNWNLPQTVTVTGVDDRLIDGDQPYTIVLLPAVSADPVYNGLDPADVALVNRDNEQGNLAISLDPPIIEVTYQDQYWVDYAVRFSGTASGPVLSLFGFGENYVVWDFTMNGWTGKGEAGAGPFYREQGDPASTRFSFHTEHHLRRTALPQVVTVEVSLNYFDLDTFELVESVKASATVTLS; the protein is encoded by the coding sequence GTGGGACTCGACAATCCGCGTCGGCAAAAAGGCGCGCCCGCCAGCGCGCCAGCGTGCGTCAAGAGAACCCTGTCTCTGGAACCCCTGGAACCCCGCGTCCTCCTCAGCGCAGACCTCACGGCAACCGTCAGCGCCATCGCCCCGCCGGCCCAGGTGGTCCCCGGCGACCGAGTCGCCTTCTCCGTCCTGGTGACCAATCAGGGCGACCAGCCGGCCGTCGGCCGCATGGACATCCACCTGTATGCCTCCGCCGACGCGACGCTGGACAAGACGCCCGGGAGCAGCGACGTCCCCGTTGCGGCGCTCGCCCAGCAGGCGGTGAGCCTCGGGCCTGGAATGTCGCGGGCCTACACCGTCTCGCTGGTCATTCCGGCCGATGCCCCGCCCGGCAGCTACTTTGTTCTGGCAGACGTTGATCCTGGGCAGGCTATCCCCGGCGACGACCCGTCGAACAACGTGGCCGCGACCAGCGCCCCCATCGCGCTGGCCCACAGGTTCGGCACATTCGCCGGCAGGACGGGCGTGCGGCTGACGGCCACCGACGCCGACGGTTCGGTGGTGACCTTCGCGCTCAGCGGAGCCGGCTTCGGCGAGCTGGTGGCTGACAACGGGCGGCTCGACGTGGTGTTGACCGGCACCGACGCGGCGTCGGCGCTGACGATTGCGGTCAAGGGCGGCGACGGCCAGTGCACCCTCGGCGCCATCCGGGGCACGCAGGGCACCGAAGCCCTGCGAGGCATCAGCGCCAAGGCCGTGAACCTGGCCGGCGAGGGGATTGACCTCGGCGGGTTCCTCGGGGCGGTGGCCGTCCGCGACCTCGTGAACGGCGCCGACGTGTTGGCCGGCGGCGTGCCCGCCCAGCGGTCCAGCATCGTGGCTCGCGAGATCGGCGACGGCACCACCATAGACATCGGCAGTTCTCTGGCGAGCCTTTCCGCCGCACGAATCGGGCTGGCCGACATCTTCGCCCCGAACATCGCCAGCATCGCAACCAGAGGCGACAAGACCCTGGGCGTTGCCGGCGACTTCGCGGCCGACGTCACGGTCTCGGGCGAGGGGGTGGCCGCGGGCAAGCCTGCCCTCGGCAAGGTGAGCCTGAGCGGAACGTTCCGGGACGGCCTTGTGCTCGTCAACGGGGCCGTGGGGAGCGTGAAGGCCGCGGCCCTCGCGGCCGACGTTTCCGGGCTGTTCTTCGGCATCAGCGCCACGGCCGTGAAGTCGGTCGCCTCCGCCAACCCAGCCTTCGCGTGGGCGCCCAGCGGCGGGGCGGACCAGGCCTGGGGCGATTTCCACGTGATCGTGAGCCCCCAACCCGGCGCCTGGCCCCTGAAGGATGCCGCCTGGGACCTGGACTCGCCCGGCGCCGCGCAGATCGTCGGCTGGCAGGACTTCCAGGGGAACGCCCTCCAGGCCCTGGCGCAGGCCGGCGAGGTCCAGATCGCCGTCAATCCCTGGAAGACCTCGCTGGCCAGGATGGAGAAGATCGTGGAGGCCCGGGGAGGCGCCCTCTTCGCCCTGCTCCCGGCCACGGGCCTCTACTGGGCCAAGGTCACGCCCGGCCAAGAGGCCGCGTTCATCAGCGCCTTGGCAGGCCTCGTGACCTCGGCCTCGCCCAACCTCCTGACGGCTCCGCAGGAGCTCACGATCCCCACCAACTGGTCGGCCGTGGACTCCGCGGTGATCCCCGGGTTGAGCGGCATGGAGACCGGAAACATCGTGCTCGAGGCCGCGGGCAAACCGATGGCCGTGTCGTGGGACCAGAACGGCAAGCCTCTCACGTACTTTCTCCTGACAAGCGACGGCCGTCTCGACACCAACCCCGACGGGAGCTTCAAGGAAACCAGCAACCCCGCGCTCGGGGCCACGCACGCCGATGTGGTGAACTACTACCGCACCAACGGCTACGAGCTATACCAGTCGAACCCCGCGATCACTGCGGCCAACAGCACGGTGGCGATCCCGTCCATTCTCGTGGACGGGGAGGCGAGAACGACTGCCGTGTGCGACATCGCGAGCATCGCAGCCGTCATCCAGCGCGCCGCCGAGCTGGGCCAGCCCGCCACCATCAACCTCTCGTGGGGCAACGGCGAGTACACGCCCGAGGAATGGGCGAGAGACAACCCGCCGCCGGCCCCCGCCGACGGCTGGAAGACCTACAACCAGAGCCTCGCCGAGGTCTACCGCAGCCAGATTGTGGCGATCCTGGAGTCGGGCGTCAGAGGCGTGGCGGACGCCCTGATCATCCACGCGGCCGGCAACGGCTCCACCGACCTGAGTTCCGTGCTGGCCAACGGGCTGAACCTGCACCCCGGGGCCGCGCGGCAGATCATCGAGGTGGGCGCCCTGGATGCCTCCGGCAACATCGCCGGCTACTCCAACTACTCCACCGTCGCGGGAAGCATCCTCTATGTGCCCGTTCCGGCGGCGACGCCGGGCACGTCCTTCGCCGCCCCGCAGGTGCAATATCTCGTGAGTCAGATCCGCGCGAGCCGCCCCGACCTGACCCTCGACCAGATTCGCCAGATTCTCTTCCATCCCGACGTGGCGCCGCTGCGCAACGTGCCGAGGCCCGGCGCGCCCGGGCAGCAGATCGCCGTCCCCGTCATCGAAGACCCCTGCGACCCCGATGTGCTTCAGGCGGCCCTGGACGTGGCGAACGCCATCGCGCCGCCCGCCGGCTTCACCGTGGCCCCGACCACGGGGCTCGTCACCACCGAGGCGGGCGGGAAGGCCACGTTCACCGTCGCGCTCAACTCGCAGCCGACCGCCAATGTCACGGTCTCGTTCGCAAGCTCCGACCCCACCGAGGGCCTGGCTCCGAAGAAAGCCCTCGTTTTCACGCCCCTGAACTGGAACCTGCCCCAGACCGTGACGGTGACGGGCGTGGACGACCGCCTCATTGATGGCGACCAGCCGTACACCATCGTGCTCCTGCCCGCCGTGAGCGCCGACCCCGTCTACAACGGCCTCGACCCCGCAGACGTGGCCCTGGTCAACCGCGACAACGAGCAGGGCAACCTGGCCATCAGCCTCGACCCGCCCATCATCGAGGTGACGTACCAGGACCAGTACTGGGTGGACTACGCAGTCAGGTTCTCGGGCACGGCTTCCGGTCCCGTGCTGTCGCTCTTCGGCTTCGGCGAGAACTACGTCGTGTGGGACTTCACGATGAACGGCTGGACAGGCAAGGGCGAGGCCGGGGCGGGCCCCTTCTATCGGGAGCAGGGCGACCCTGCGTCCACCCGCTTCTCTTTCCACACCGAACATCATCTGCGACGCACCGCGCTGCCCCAGGTGGTCACGGTGGAGGTCTCCCTGAACTACTTCGACCTGGACACCTTCGAGCTGGTGGAGAGCGTGAAAGCCAGCGCAACGGTCACGCTTTCGTAG
- a CDS encoding citrate/2-methylcitrate synthase: MEKAGLEGIIAADSAISHVDGQGGHLIYRGYEVQDLAANCTFEQVAHLIWRGALPTATELDALKRTLAAHRPLSEQMAHVLTELPASAPPMSVLRTCVSIIGLSDPRAESPEAGVNLEIAEELTAQVASIVASIHRIRRGLPPVRPEPGLSHAGNFLYMLTGTRPSDLFERVFDDCLILHVDHGFNASTFTARVIASTLSDLYSAITGAIGALRGPLHGGANQHVMEMLEQIGEPAKAADYIKGLLAAKKKVMGFGHRVYKTGDPRAAVLRQWCRTLGEKLGQTRWADISATIEEVMANEKGLDCNVDFYSASVYHMLGIPNDLFTPIFAISRVVGWTAHVLEQYANNRLIRPLSNYTGPLGLRVEAR; the protein is encoded by the coding sequence ATGGAGAAGGCAGGACTCGAGGGGATCATCGCCGCCGATTCGGCGATCTCACACGTGGACGGCCAGGGGGGCCACCTCATCTACCGCGGCTACGAGGTCCAGGACCTCGCGGCGAACTGCACGTTCGAGCAGGTGGCGCATCTCATCTGGCGCGGCGCGCTGCCCACGGCGACGGAACTGGACGCGCTGAAGCGCACGCTCGCCGCCCACCGGCCCCTCTCGGAGCAGATGGCCCACGTGCTCACCGAACTGCCCGCGTCGGCCCCGCCGATGTCGGTGCTGCGCACGTGCGTCTCGATCATCGGCCTCAGCGACCCGCGGGCCGAGAGCCCCGAGGCGGGGGTGAACCTCGAGATCGCCGAGGAACTGACGGCCCAGGTGGCCAGCATCGTGGCCTCGATCCACAGGATTCGCCGCGGCCTGCCGCCCGTGCGCCCCGAGCCGGGCCTCTCGCACGCCGGCAACTTCCTCTACATGCTCACCGGCACGCGCCCCAGCGACCTCTTCGAGCGGGTCTTCGACGACTGCCTCATCCTGCACGTGGACCACGGCTTCAACGCCTCCACCTTCACGGCCCGCGTCATCGCCTCGACCCTCTCCGACCTCTACTCGGCCATCACGGGCGCCATCGGCGCGCTGCGCGGCCCGCTCCACGGCGGCGCCAACCAGCACGTCATGGAGATGCTCGAACAGATCGGCGAACCGGCCAAGGCCGCCGACTACATCAAGGGCCTCCTCGCCGCCAAGAAGAAGGTGATGGGCTTCGGCCACCGCGTCTACAAGACCGGCGACCCGCGCGCCGCCGTCCTGCGCCAGTGGTGCCGCACGCTCGGCGAGAAGCTCGGGCAGACCCGCTGGGCCGACATCTCGGCCACCATCGAAGAGGTCATGGCCAACGAGAAGGGCCTCGACTGCAATGTGGACTTCTACTCGGCCAGCGTGTATCACATGCTGGGCATTCCCAACGACCTCTTCACCCCGATCTTCGCCATCTCGCGCGTCGTGGGCTGGACCGCGCACGTGCTCGAGCAATACGCCAACAACCGCCTCATCCGGCCCCTGAGCAACTACACAGGCCCCCTCGGGCTCCGTGTCGAGGCGCGCTGA